tttatgtttgttaaacctaaaatttactcttaaattaaagagttgataaaaaagaTAGTATTGGGCCAAAACTTTCTATTGATTACAGATGTATCGTTGTGTTAGTAATATTGGGCTAGCTGAAGAATCAATAAAAGCCCATCTGTATTCGAAGTTGAACTTGGATCAACTTAAAAGTTGGCCCGGATAGCTAGTTTTTGGATCGCTTGTTAATATTTAGTTGTCGCTTACTATGTAACTAAGGGTGGGCATTTGGGTCATTTGAATTggatatgaaaattttgatatttttttttaatttttagattgAAGAAATAACAATCCAAATACACTCGGATTAGGTTGGATTTTTACAttcgattttgaatttttttggttttgacaTTTGAGCCTAAGGCAAACTATAACGATCAACAACTTGCCACTTATGCTCTGTAATTTTATATTAGACTTAATACTATAACGAAGAAGGCGTGATTCGTTTTTTTGATGTCACTATTATCgcacttagggtgtgtttggtgtgaagcgaaaaatgttttccaatatTCTCGTGTTTGGTTAggctaaatgttttggaaaatattttccaaatcaactcatttttctcaaatttaaggaaaatgacttctcttcaaaacttaaggaaaacattttccaaaactctcttccaacttcaaattacaatttttttttttaaaaaaatcaatttattttgtccctatcctcaaaccagccccccaacCACCCCCCTTCAAAAATNNNNNNNNNNNNNNNNNNNNNNNNNNNNNNNNNNNNNNNNNNNNNNNNNNNNNNNNNNNNNNNNNNNNNNNNNNNNNNNNNNNNNNNNNNNNNNNNNNNNNNNNNNNNNNNNNNNNNNNNNNNNNNNNNNNNNNNNNNNNNNNNNNNNNNNNNNNNNNNNNNNNNNNNNNNNNNNNNNNNNNNNNNNNNNNNNNNNNNNNNNNNNNNNNNNNNNNNNNNNNNNNNNNNNNNNNNNNNNNNNNNNNNNNNNNNNNNNNNNNNNNNNNNNNNNNCCCCCCCCCCGCCTCACCAGCCCCCTAccaccccccaccccaaaaaaaattaagtttgtttttaaaaaatattttcaattttaaaaattattttctaatctagtaaaaataaaagatatttctcaaaaacatttttcattcatatatcaaacaccaaaaaagtttccgaaaaatattttctactcaccaacgaAACATGagaaataagtcaaaaatctacttgttttccaagaaaatattttctaggaaaacattttccttcataccaaacacacccttaaagattcattttttttttcctttatgaggataaaatcaattaaatcaacaGAATCtgaaaaaagtacaaaaaaaaatggtcaTTCCCATATGAGCCGTTACGCCTTCTCTCAATAAATTGCTTTCCTTTACAAGCACGATTAcaaaaatctttcaactttGTCATTATTTTCTGTCTTTTTAAAGTCTTAAAAAAAGCATCTTTaagattttaaaagatattCTTTATAGATAAATGATAATGATAACCTTAGGtatcaatttatgtgtcataatTGAGATTCAGAGAATCAAATTTATTAAACTCGATCATAAATTtgaacataaaatatttatatttggaaattacgtaaaaatataataaaatattataagtcattataaataacatatcaaaatatacaaaacacttttgaaaaattaacgtaaaaaaaacttaattgaCTTTCGAATTCAAACATTTCCACATAAATTGAGAGGAAAGGAGTACTTAATTGTAACGactaaaatttgacaaaaagaaGTAGGTTGCATGTGAACATATTTAAAGTTGAGGTTCGAGGTTCAAGCCCAcattaatatttaagtaaagaAGGGTAAAATGGAACTcatctttcttaaattttgaaagtattaataaaaatagttaaatgtGAACCAAGATTCATCAAATCattaatatttatgatttcctcataaatattttttccatgtATTCATACAGTTCACACTAGCCCCCTTTTTTTGTCCTACTTTATTATAAAGACCAAAAAACTACTTTGTGAATTTGGTAGGTTTTAGTTTGAGAGTAGCAAAAATGGAGTTATACaaatttcatgtatttttgGCTATGGTGGCTGTCTTGTTTCTTTTTCCAGTAGTTCATGGATGGGGACTTGATGGTCATTACACTGTTTGCAAGATTGCTCAggttctaattttatttttatttgtattgatagATCTTATATGTGTTTGTATCCGTTGAATCATTCATGTTATGATCTTCTACACCAtgtatgttatatatatatgaatcgCTCATGTTATGATTTTCTCTATCGTACCGATTACTCTACCCTTTAATTAAAACTTGTGTTACTCAAACTTTTGTAAAATGTTATTGCACCATGCCTAATTTTTTACTAAGCCCCTTTCTCGGATTTGAACCGATGACTTATGTCTCTAATATAAATGATGTTCCTTGTATAGAAAgattttatatgtatttgtgTCTTTTGAATCGATCATAAAGCTATGTTACTCAGGCTCTCCTTAATATTGTTGTACTCATCTCAAATCCTCCAAAAAACTTATTgaacaacatttttgaagagtcagTGTAATATAGGTTAAAATggtctttcaaaattttgttttttgatttCTTACATTGTATTTGTgacaattttgaatttttattatatttgtgacAGTCAAGATTGAGTAAAGCTGCTGCAGATGCAGTTGAAAAATTGTTGCCAACATCAGCAAATGGTGATTTGGCAAGTGTGTGTATATGGGCAGATCGTGTTAAATTCCATTATCATTGGTCATCACCTCTTCATTACATTGATACCCCTGATAATCTTTGCAATTATCAATATAAAAGTAAGTACTAACTTCGATATGTCTATAGAAAATATAGAGAACTTCTAGTACTTATATTACGTTGATAATATTGGTACAAAATGTATTTAATATGAATAGTAAGAATTCGTATAGTCGATCCCTAACTTGTTTGAGTCAGAGAAGGGGTGGAGCTAAAGGTAGGCCAAGGAGGTTCAATTGAATTTTCCTTTGCCAGAAAATTACACGGTGAAAATAGAGCAAAAGTGGTAGTGATGATTGACTAATTATTTTGTAACATGTATAACGCCagtagaaaatataaagaacTTCTAGtactttgtttttatattttacaaaattggCCAAGGGGAGCCTTGGCACAACGTTGAACATTATCTCTTTAGTGATGAGGAGGTTACGAGTTCAAGTCACTGAAACAACTAGTTATAGAAATGCAAGGTAAGGCACCTGACAATTGCTGAAATTTAGTGTACCGGACTGTCCTTGAAATATGATTAGTGAGGATTCACATAGCAGACTTGTTTGGCACTAAGGCGTAATCGTTGCTATTGTTATATACAGGGGACTGTAAAGATGAAGATGGAGTTGAAGATAGATGTGTAGCTGGAGCAATTTACAATTACACTAATCAGCTCCTCAGTTATAACAAAGGCAATGATCATGTTTCAACATGTAATGTTTATTCTAaatctttcttgttttattCTTCTAATAATATTCCAATCAAGTTGATGATACTAATAGAATTTTAACTTGTGTATTTTTTGAGTAAATATCAGATAATTTGACAGAATCACTTCTCTTCCTTTCTCACTTTTTTGGGGACATTCATCAGGTAaataaatatgttaaattttaaaaagtcataatacataaacaatcAAACCTGGTCTCAGTTGACAAGTAAGCACTCCAACACGTCCTCACTGTGTCTCATGGACACCTGACACTGACATGGCACAAAACTTTGGAGGtgtctagatgatcattttgtaagttgtaGTTGTTCAACTGACACAATGGAGACGAGTTGAGATGCCTAGATATACATACTCAGAGTTGGAGTGCTTGATTGTCAGTTGAGGTCAAATTTGAGTGTTTGTTTATGTGTTACATTGATTTTGGCCCTCGATTTTCACCCTGTTTTTAGTAGTGTtgagatatgaattttttttggttcataTATGCAGCCTTTGCATGTTGGATTTACTTCAGACAGAGGAGGCAATACAATAGATGTTCATTGGTACACTAGAAAAACAGTTCTACATcatgtaagttttttttttttctattgacaaaaacaaacaatttcCATATCCACATTATGTTTTGCTGAAACTAATGTTGTTTGTTAATAGGTCTGGGATTCCAACATAATCGAAACTGTAGAAGAACGATACGATGATTCTAACGTAGATGAACTTGTTGATGCAATTCAGAAGAACATCACGGTACAAacaatagctcttaagttcTAAACTATGTTGCTCGTACCCTCCAAAAATACCTCTAGGTGTATGTCGGATCCTCTAAAAGTTATGAGCTTTTGGAGGATCCTAGCAACATAGCACcttattttatcttatattgCTCGGACTTTCCTAAAAGGCTAGTGCAACACCCttgtcagatcctccaaaaaatGCACTAGTTTTGAAGGATATGACATGCACCTGTCGATATGTTTGAAGAGTTTGATGATATTTATCAATCATCATATTCGTAACGAGTTTTGTCTTAAACAGACAGGATGGGCTGATCAAGTAAACTCATGGGAGAGCTGCAGTGGCAACAAAACAGCCTGCCCTGATATGTATGTTTATTCAacaaatttgaagtttatgagttcTAAAAGTTTATAATACGTACATATTCACtagatttctcaaaaacatatttagAACCTACAAGTTTTAAATCCTGGCTTCGCCTCTGTCTCGTTTGATCATAAAGTACTAATAAAGAGTTTGTTGCTTCCTATAGTTATGCAAGTGAAGGTATCAAAGCTGCTTGTGACTGGTCATATAAAGGAGTGAGTGAAGATTCTACATTAGAAGGTAAATTACTAATAATTTCTTcaataaattttattcaaaCACGCAAATTTTAACTCTATTGAAACGCGTATATATGGAGAACAGATGATTATTTCCTATCGCGATATCCAATAGTTCAATGGCGTCTAGCTCAAGGTGGAGTCCGTTTAGCTGCTACACTAAACCGTATATTCAAATGAACAATGTATTGTAAACAAAACTTGATGATCATTTTCTAGCATTTCTTGTACAACATTGTTATTTGAACTAAAACATCGTTGTATTTTAGTAAATCTTCATCGTATCTAATgttttaagatatttttatcGACTATATAAGTCAATTACGCGATGATTTTTAGTATCACACTTATGTTGTGCCCCCTCAATTGGCGTGATCTGAGTCATGTTGCTCAATTATGATCAATCTAATGTAGTAGGGATCGGGTTTATTGATGTGAGGTGGATCTAGAAAAAGGGTGGGTGGTTCTAGTTATAATCCCGAAAATTAAAGTAGGCGATAAAATGTAGAGACCGtctaatattaatttgtaatattGAATTGAGTTTAAATAAAGAGATATAGATTGTGAAGATTCATCTAAAAGTCTTCTAACTTCTCTAGAATTAAAGCATAGTAGTAGTATTTGTAAGTATTCTttattctaattaaaaaaacactATAATTGTTAAAACGAAAGTGAATAAGAAATCATGATAAATTACTATAGGAAACATAACAGAGCATTCTGAAAAAAAGAACAGTAACAAAGGATTAATTATActgagtatgttattgttgttgaactGTAACAAAGAATTATAACCGAAACGGTAAAGAAATAGTGTTGCACAAAAATACAATTTAGAATTTGCATTTTGATGTCTCAAGTACATGAAATTTTTGTATTATAATCTTAAAATTAATACTTAATATAAGATATTGTTAAACTTCATTATCTCACATAATTGAGCAAGAATTAGGATTCTCATCGCTAAAAATTTGAGGAGCATAAACAAATTGAAGATAATCATGTTGGCAATTATTGCAACATTTTTTAATATCACATGAATTTTTATCACAtaatgttttttcatttttctctttgtCAATCTTCTTAATAATTTCAGCATGTCTTCCTGTTTTTTTGTTGATGAATTCTACTAGTTTTTGTGGATCCATTGATCCTTTCACTTTCACAATATTGTTCTTCATTTCTGGATCCACTGTTTGAACCCCTATTCATACatcatccaaaaaaataaaaaataacttttttttacttAGATGGATTCTAGAAAGGCATATAGGAAAGAATGGAGATatccaaaataaagaaatcGAATATGAAAGAAAAGCAAGGTAAAATTATTTACATCAAAAGTAAAATCTATATGATGCGAGTGTTAATTGGTAACTCTACTGAATATGGTATATTAGTAATGCTGAAATTAGTTATattgacattattttttatgtattgttTAATTTGCAATCAAAATAACATGACATAGTTTCGAAATAGTACTGAATAGGTGtactaataaaaatgataattggCCTACTATAATTAGTTAAACAATACTATTtaggtaaaaaataataattatgcaTCGTTAGTATATGCAActtaaattcattaatcaattgtttttttttttgcttcaaaATCATTaccaataatttaaaaataatatctatgagagaataaaataatatatgtaccTGGCATTTTGTGAATGCATTGCTTGACATCTTTAGCACATCCTTCACAATGTAAATATAGTTTCAAAATCACTTCAATAATCTTAGGCTGCATCCCCTCAAAAAAGATAGAttagtaaataaacataaattttaaaaaagctCGGTGTACTAAACTTTTTGATCCGCTATATGTAAAGTTCGTAGAAGGACTTGACCACAATCCACAAGGATGTACAATCATATATTTTTGCAAGAAACTATTTTCACAATTTAAATCTGTGACAACAATTCTACCAGTTACGAAAAGTTGTCCTTATTTAATTATACCTCttgttttttctccttcttctcttcttctttcttcttagATGGAATTGGAGAAATTAATTCCACCTGTTTACCACTTTTTTTCCTTAGTCTCTTAGCCACATTTAGAGGATCTAATTTCTTCCCTTTCACCACCACTTTATGATTTTTCNTTCACCTCTTTATAGAAAGTTTATTATTTACAAGCCAAATCCAAAATTAGTTGCTTTTGATATAGACACCgacgattttaaaaaaataatcataatgtAGTAATACTCCATTTGGTACTTAATTACTGAAATAGAATAATGATAATCATTCGATTAATTAACAGAATTTTCTGTAAAAGGGAATTGTTGAATGCGtataagatattattttattgtatactTTATTTGGTTTTGGAATATTggttaagaaataatttaagaCAATCAAGGCAAGAAATACTATTACAATGGAAACTCTATGGTTAAATGTCAACTTTTAGCTTTctttaaagtataaattataggaaccacatattataagtattaaATAACATTCTATcccttttagttttttatttaccaaatatcccttaaaaatgatgtttgtggGATACATAgagttgtgcacgggatacattaggtttgatacattccacacagcgggatacataacgttgtgcacggatacattaggtttgatacattccacatagcgggatacatagcgtttgatacattccacatagcgggatacataacattgtgcacgggatacatgtgggatacataggtaaaataagggatttttgaattttttgaaataagtagggataaatggatattaaggtaaataaaggagtgtagttaagtaatttatccttcttttttaaattataaattaaccAAACAAGCGTTACAAagtttattatttcttaaaaataaggACAAACAATAGTGAAACGACATGTCTAATTAGGTGAATTGTGTtctgtcacaccccaaaaccagatgtgatggcacgtgcccaaaccccaccggacacgtcagcctaacacccaaaaacccaacgatatagaatttataaaacaagaataagatagaaagataagcggaagtctttaNTACAGGCTTTGAAATTTGACGGGTCAGGCCGAgctagcccatttttggtgtggTCCAAAAAATAGTCTGCCCCATCCCACAAGTATGCATGTGGGCTACGGGCTTGCCGGGCCAgccctcttttcttaaaagtatattttttataaatttttaaattaaattataatttaaaaatattatcataaatatcgacaagataatattacatggtgttagtgttactacttgtttatcaaatccacaaataaaatcatctttataatatttattaagtttgatttcaagtaaaagcataaatagctaaataaaaatattaacttaattgttttccaatgatcataataaaacacaaaaactatgacaatattcTATAGGCTACggcctatgtagtgattcctagaaattttaggaaatttttattttatgtagtacatattttataaacgtaatttgtatttaaattgtcatatttcaaactttaaacagattttgagtttagactcttgttatttttaatactctattgtaatttgtatttttatttttaattaatttttatttggcccacgggccggccctatccatatttctcaagccccacaaatcgacAGGCTTATTCAGGCCGGGATAAAAAACctttttcttaaatgggctccaaaaatcgtAGCCCAACCCTATCAAATCGCGGATTAGGCCAGGCCAGCCCAACGGGCCTAGCCCAACGGGCCTAGCCCAATAGAGAAAATACTAGTGAATTTTCAAAGTAgtgttttgtgttttattaGTAAGCACTACTATTATCTAAACCACGAGCTATAGTTTCGATTTATCTTGCTCAGACTTTTCAAAAACATTGTTGGATAAGTGTCAGTTCAAAGTAATGCATTTTTAGATAATCCAACACGAGCgtgacaatatttttaaagagtctGACAGAAAACGATGTAATGACATCCAACATTATTGCTTATATAGTGTCTAAGTTCACTATACTAACTGTGAAATGGGCTGGACTCTTTTTACCAGACCTCTGGCAAATTCAGCCCAAAGATAAATGGGCTTTATTTATATGACCCAATCATTATATGGACCACGAAACacaattttatgtttgttatatacTCCCAAggcttcttttttgtttatatgAATTAAATGGATTATAATCTTACGATAAAATGAAAGAGAagcaaaatttattttggactACTAGTTGTTTTCATTAGTCTAACAACGTGAACATTCAAAAGAGGTTTAGTACACCAATATTCAACCACCAACTAAAAATATGcatagagaaaaatatattttcaagtcATTCCGAAGATATCCATGGTGATCCTTCATAAAAAGTAGATTTGTAATCTTGCAAATAAGACAACCTAACGCTATAACATGAAAATGTGACTTGATTATATAGAAATAAGTATATGCTATTAATGTATATAAGTTAACATTTAGAGTGAAAAATGATTCGTTGAtaacattttattataaattagtttgccaaaaatatttatatatacacattaaaCATTGAACACGCTTTATGAAATTCGTTTTATAATGActgtctttctttttttaggcaactttttaattctaattttttacATGTTACGTTAGATACTATAAGATTAAAGGACAACCTGatatattttagtttataatcataaaattcaaaGATTTTCTTTATGTTATTATTAGACAGATAAATTAAAACGGAAAAACTATCTTATACATCCctttatttagaattttttactatttttaaaattttcccaTTCTCTATAGATTCCTTTAATTTAGAAAATGTATCCAAGAAACATGACAACATTAATGTTGTTGGAATAAAGGACAATCAACTGCCCAAAATTTGGCCCTACTTAATTTTTACTTTGCAGACATCTTTgaaaaagtatttgaaaattttatttatttttattattttcacatAAGTTAACGGACTTGAAAATGATGTGTAGCCAATAGAGATAAAGTCAGCCTAGGATTgcattgaaatattatttttaattaatactaataattcgtgctttttaaattttgtgatcctaaactaaaatatataataaatcaaaatgttatctatgtaattttaaatatattatagaGAAAGttagaaattaaataattatcaaaaataaaagaaatattctttCTGTGaataaacaaaattaagataaacaaattgaaacaagcGAATTACTTAAATCTACAATTGAGGACGAGACCACataattactaatttttttcaaaataaaaacattGATTTGATTTGGACATCTTCTAAAATCATTGATGTTTAAAGTAttacttttcttcatttttatattttgagatGGGACATAGCTAATTAATCCATGTGTTTTATTAATACTTGGCTCTAATTAATCCAcattctcatttctttcattttttaaaaactaaattctttttgtatttttctttgggTACAAATAGCAATTTTGATCCCTCATTTGCTAATAAATTATAGTTTTATTTCTTGTAATATCTAATTAAGCACTTTAAGTCTTTTATATTAAAGTTATTTACAATTAATATTTATGTTGGTGACTCTTCACAAATTGATCGCATTACCAATCATAATTCTATTTAATGACAAATATGTAATATTTGAggatgatataattttaaaaataatctaaaattaACATGTTTTCTACGTAAAGAAACTAAAAACACATATTTTGttgataaaaagttttaataatttaagtcatatattttATGGACCAAATCAGAATTTAACGATAATTAAAGGATTAAAAATGCtattccctttttcttttgctaTAAGGCAAAAAATGGAACGGGTCAAAATCATAATGAATGGGCCCAATTTGATTGTCCTAAAAACTACTATCTGTCTCTATGAGGCCACTTTTCAATTCCCAGCAGGCCATATTTCAAagggaaaaagagaaaataaagaaggaaaaagaattccaacaattattttcttttaaaaaaaatgtgtcccTATGACGCGATACTAGGGGTGTAGCTACATAGACTCAAAGGTGGTCACTCGAACATTTTTCATCGAAAAAGTTGTACATATAGAATATTAAACTTTGCATATAGGTCAAAAACAATATTTGAGAGATATAAACTAACGTTTTGAATAATCTTAGCAAAATATCTAACTTCGCTACTAACGATATATTCTAAGGGATGTATCATGGTGTAAGTTATTTACAAATGATAGAATAGTATTGAGTGACAAGATACGAGGGCAGGTTAATTTAGGTTGACTTTTGGATTGGAGGCAGCGTCCAAAGGTTTCAGGTTGACCAAGACTAGAAATAGTTCTTGAAGTGCAAGTTTAGTGATGCAATACATGATGCAGATGTGGAAGTGTGGGTCGATACACGAGTGGTTCCTAAAAGAGGAATCTTTAAGTATCTTCGgtcaatattctaaaaaaatgagaaatatacAATAATGTTATACATCATATTAAAATGCCGTGAATGAATTGGAGGCTCACATATGTTCTAGTGGACTAGGCATATTTTGTCCTAGCAATATAAGCTAATCTTAGAAATTAAAAGTTAAGGtaagaatatatatttcttaattataattcaataattatatgtgcatacaaattaaatatttgtattaattaatttaatataaaaattatgtgGACAAAAATTTTCTGCCCTATTCTTTGGTGATCGGAGACAATTGTATGGCTACACCAAATTTATTCAACTTTCTTTGACaatcaaaaagggaaaaaaataaaaaggaaataaaagaaataagcaAAATTCTAAAATGAGCAGAAATGGCATAAAATATATATGGCATGATTTATTGCTAAAACTACACATAATATATGGAATCTTTGTCATGGTCATCATGcatatatactaatttaattattttgactatCTTAGTATATTACATTATAATAAATGGAAAATTCTAATGTTATTTCTTTTTACATCTCCCTCCCTCATATTA
The DNA window shown above is from Solanum stenotomum isolate F172 chromosome 6, ASM1918654v1, whole genome shotgun sequence and carries:
- the LOC125866893 gene encoding endonuclease 2 isoform X1, with the protein product MELYKFHVFLAMVAVLFLFPVVHGWGLDGHYTVCKIAQSRLSKAAADAVEKLLPTSANGDLASVCIWADRVKFHYHWSSPLHYIDTPDNLCNYQYKRDCKDEDGVEDRCVAGAIYNYTNQLLSYNKGNDHVSTYNLTESLLFLSHFFGDIHQPLHVGFTSDRGGNTIDVHWYTRKTVLHHVWDSNIIETVEERYDDSNVDELVDAIQKNITTGWADQVNSWESCSGNKTACPDIYASEGIKAACDWSYKGVSEDSTLEDDYFLSRYPIVQWRLAQGGVRLAATLNRIFK
- the LOC125866893 gene encoding endonuclease 2 isoform X2, whose protein sequence is MELYKFHVFLAMVAVLFLFPVVHGWGLDGHYTVCKIAQSRLSKAAADAVEKLLPTSANGDLASVCIWADRVKFHYHWSSPLHYIDTPDNLCNYQYKRDCKDEDGVEDRCVAGAIYNYTNQLLSYNKGNDHVSTYNLTESLLFLSHFFGDIHQVWDSNIIETVEERYDDSNVDELVDAIQKNITTGWADQVNSWESCSGNKTACPDIYASEGIKAACDWSYKGVSEDSTLEDDYFLSRYPIVQWRLAQGGVRLAATLNRIFK
- the LOC125866907 gene encoding heavy metal-associated isoprenylated plant protein 8-like; protein product: HKVVVKGKKLDPLNVAKRLRKKSGKQVELISPIPSKKKEEEKKEKKQEPKIIEVILKLYLHCEGCAKDVKQCIHKMPGVQTVDPEMKNNIVKVKGSMDPQKLVEFINKKTGRHAEIIKKIDKEKNEKTLCDKNSCDIKKCCNNCQHDYLQFVYAPQIFSDENPNSCSIM